The following nucleotide sequence is from Bacteroidales bacterium.
CAACATAATTCGAATTTGGTCTTAAATTCTCTACTCTGCTTATAACAAAACGCCCTGTTCTATCAATTACTGCATAAATTCTTTTATTTGGACGTACATCAATATTTCCACTAAAAACTCTAACTAAATTGAAACCTCTAAAAGTACGATTGTATTTGTAAACTTCAATATGACAATTTCCGTGTTGTAGATTATTAACGAAAATTCTACCATTGTAGCTTTCGTATTTACGCCCATTTATTTCGGCATAAAAATCAACTCTTTCATCTAAAGAGATTATGAGTTCTGAAAATGGCAATGCGAACAGAGCCGGTGCAATTACCAAAAATGCGATTAAAAATAAAAACTTTTTCATGGCTTGTTCCTCCTTTAAATTTTAGTTTTTACATTTATATATTTCAAAGTTTATGCCAAATTTAATAAAAAAACAATTACCTTTGAAATACAAAACAATTATATGAGACAAAAAATTGTATTTAGCAAAAAGGAAATGATTGAAATTATTTCTCAATCGCAAACTTGCTTTGTGGCAATGGTTGACAAAGAAGGTAATCCTTATAATCTGCCATTTAACTTTGGCTTCGATGATAATTATATCTATATACACAGCGGAAAAGAAGGTAAGAAAAACGAGATTTTAAAAAACAATCCAAATGTATGCATTGCTTTTTCTAACAGCGAAAAGCTAGCCTTTCAGAGCGAAAAAGTAGCTTGTAGCCACTTTATGCGGTATAAAAGCGTTTTAGTGTGCGGTAAATTAGAATTTATAGAAGATTTAGAAGAAAAAAGCAAAGTATTAAATATTTTTATGAAGCACTATACCGGCAAAGACGATTATAAATACGGGCTTCCTGCTCTGAAAAATGTGGCTGTTTACAAATTACCTAACCAAAATATGAGCGGAAGAACATACGGATACTGAGATTTAGTTCATAAAGTTCTTAAAGTTGGAAAGTAGTGTTGAGTGTTGAGTGTTTAGTGTTTAGTTTTTAGTTGGGTGGGCGGCACGTAACCCTCTGTGTATCAATGATTTACGCGGGCGGCAAGGTCGGCGACTCATAACTATTTGATTATCAATGACTTACACCGCCACAGCACAAAGCTATCGCTGCAATAACTGCCTATATATCAACAGATTACAAAAACAGGACGAGACACTAAACACTTTTTAGGACATTGCAAAAAGCGATAAAGATTAATAAAACTGAACTTTATAATTAATTCCAAAAAGTATATATTTTACCCATACAAACCCATAGTCAATATTAATAGCAATTTCTGTAACATGTACTTTATCTTCATCGTTAGAATTATGATAATACTTTTTCCCTTGAAAATTGTTTGTAGCACTTTGTTCTTCTATTAATTTATAACAAAAGACAGTGCCATTTAGCTTTTTAGAAAAAAGTTGTTGCTCTAAAACAATTTTTTGGTTTTCAATAACTCCAAATTTTCTAACAAAAATTGTATCACCTATAGCTTTTGTATTTAATATAAAAAGAGGAAAAAACTGTTGATGTTCCCCATCCTTGTTTAAAGAATAAAATAAAGTATCATTATTAAGTTTTACAAATTCAAAACAAGGGTGGTTTTCACAACCAAAAGATAGCAAAAATAATTTTTCATTATGTAATCCTTTTGGTTTTTTTTGAATAATTATAAATTCCACTTCTAAGGGTATCTTATATTTACTGCTATTTCCCTCAACAAAATACTCTGATATTTTCAATTTGTTTTTAGACTTTGGAAATAATTTATTTTGTGCTAATGAAAATTCACAAATTAAAATAATGGTCAAAATAAGCAGCATTCTCATATTTTATCTCTTTCTATAATTTTAAAACTCATCAGCTTAAATCTTTCAAGTCACAGTTTTCACAATGCTAATTTAGCACTTTTTGATAAATTAATTGCTTTTCTGTGAATATTATTTTTTAGGAGTTGTACTACAATGTGTTCGCCACATATAACC
It contains:
- a CDS encoding pyridoxamine 5'-phosphate oxidase family protein, producing the protein MRQKIVFSKKEMIEIISQSQTCFVAMVDKEGNPYNLPFNFGFDDNYIYIHSGKEGKKNEILKNNPNVCIAFSNSEKLAFQSEKVACSHFMRYKSVLVCGKLEFIEDLEEKSKVLNIFMKHYTGKDDYKYGLPALKNVAVYKLPNQNMSGRTYGY